In Deltaproteobacteria bacterium, the DNA window GCGTTGGAGCGCCAATGGAACCATCTGGACGCCCTGTGGCTCATCCCCGATCGCACCATCATATCGGAGAGCATTGTTAAGTATTTGATAAAGAAGGCTTTCCTGAGAAAGGTGCCGGTGGTGGGGTACAACCGTTTTTTTTATGAGGCGGGCGCCGCCTTGGCCTTTGTGTTCGATTATAATGAGCTTGGACAACAGTGCGCTCACAACGCCCTGAGGATACTGGCGGGAGAAGACTGCCGGGACACGCCGCCCGTTTTTCACGTGTGGGTCAACGAGACAGTTGCCGAGAAGCTTGGACACAGGCCCCCTGACGGGTATCCGCCTCCGCTTGAATTGGGTCCATAAAGGATTTTGATTGAGGAATTGAGGGATTATTGCAGAGGCTGAGGACCGATCCTTGAGAAGATTGGACTCTCAAGAAGGCTGACTCATTGAAGAAAATAGGCATACATCTAAGGCTCTTATTGTCTGTGTTTGCGCTCATCACCGCTACCACGTTTGCCCTCGGCTACGCAGGCATCAGTATCTCCCGCCAGTTTATTCAGGAGCGGTTCGAAAAACGGATCTCCTTTTTGGCAAAGTATCTTGCGCTCAATGCAGAATTGGGCGTGCTAATCGATAACAAGGGGATGCTGAAAAAACTCGCCGCCAACCTGATGACCGAGGACGACGTGGCGAGGGTCATCATTTCAGACAAAGACAAGCGGGAACTCATTGCCTTATCAAAAGATGTTCCAGGCCCGCAATTTACCGTGGAGGAGCCGGTCCTGCTCTCAGGGTCGGAATCGTACGAGGAGATGTTCGACTCATCTTCGCTTCCCGGTCGGGGGACGAACGTTATCGGAATGGTTCAAATTACCTATAGCACCGTCTACATCGAGCAGATCCTGACGGTTATGGGGAAACGGTTCATCTGGTTTTCCGCCGGGTTGACCTGTCTGGCCGGGCTGATTTTCTATTTTATTTCCCGTTCGATGGTACGGCCGGTGACGCAACTTGCCCAGGTGGCGCGGGAGGTGGCCCGTGGGGACTTGGCGTTGCGGGCCCAAACCGGGGGGCTTCCCGAGACAAGGGACCTGTCTGTGGCCTTTAATTCCATGCTCGACTCGCTCAAATCCAGCCGGGATGAGCTCGAAAGCGCCTATCAGGAGATCATTCACCAGAACGCCTTGGCCGAAGTTGGGAAGTTCTCCCTGATGATTGCCCATGAGGTCAAGAATCCGTTGAGCATTATCAAAAGCTCCCTGGACGTCCTCAAGAGCGATGCTGATCTCTCCAAAAACGACACGGTGATCTACTATATGGAAGACGAGATCCGACGGCTCAACACGATGATTGAAGACTTCCTGGCCTTTGCCAGGCCGGGTCGGCCCTGTTTTCGCCAGGTGGACGTGAGCGGCCTGCTCAGGGAGACGGTAGAAAGATTCGAGATACAGAAGACGGGGGCCGGGGTAGCGATACATTCCCGTATCGAACCGGGCCTGGGCCACGATAGGATGGACCCCGACATGTTTGCAAGGGCCGTTGCCAATATCCTGAAAAACGCATTCGAGGCAAATGGCGACAAGGGCGAGATTTGGGTGTCGGCTGTGAGGGAAGACAACGCGGTTCGAGTCGAGATTGAAGACCAGGGGAGCGGGATTGACAAGGCCGATATCCACAGGATCTTCGATCCGTTTTATACCACACGGTCAAAGGGGACCGGTCTGGGACTGGCCTATGCCTACCAGGTGGTCAGCGTTCACAAGGGGTCGGTCACCGCGCAAAACCGGGACGGGGGAGGGGCCTCTTTCCGCATCGAAATCCCCCTCCCTGCATCTTGATATAAAGACACGTCTCACACAGAGCCACAGAGCCACAGAGAGAAACCAAATATCATGCGAATTGAGGGATTGAGGTTCTATGCATAAGGCTTGCGGACAAGTGAGCTGCTTATTGGTCAACCCACAGTAAAAAGGCTTTTCTTTGTGTCTTTGTGCCTTTGTGTGAGAATTTTTGTGTGCGGTTATGCCGCGTTAGTCACTTTTCAAAAGGAACTGCTGTATGGCCCATATTCTTGTGGTAGATGATGAAGAGCGGATGCGGCACCTGTTGTCGATCATGCTCGCAAGGAAGGGGCACCGGGTGGACCAGGCCGGGGACGGGTTGGAGGCATTGGAGATGGTTCAGTCCACGCCCTTTGACATGATCATCACCGACATCAAGATGCCCCGGATGAACGGCACGGAGTTGCTCGAAAAGATCATGAAAATGGATCTGCCCTGTCCGGTGGTATTCATTACCGCCTTTGCAACGGTCGAGTCCGCGGTGGAGGCCATGCGGAAGGGGGCTGCCGATTATATCACCAAGCCCTTTGATGAGGATCGCATCTTCCTGACGGTTGAGCGGACGTTCAACATCTCCAGGATCATGGCCGAGAACAAAGACCTGCGACAGGAACTACAGAGGGCTGCCGGGAGCGAGGAGATTGTCTACACGTCCACGTCGATGCGCCGGGTCATGGACCTCGCGCTAAAGGTCTCGAGGAGCGACTCCGCGGTCCTGATTCATGGGGAGTCAGGGACCGGAAAGGAGCTTCTGGCGAGTTACATTCACTATGCGAGCCCCCGCAGCAAGAACCGATTCGTGCCCGTCAACTGCGCCGCCATTTCATCGAATCTGATCGAATCCGAGCTGTTCGGCCATGAAAAGGGGTCGTTTACAGGGGCCCATCGACGGGTGATGGGCAAATTCGAGTATGCCTCGGGGGGCACGCTCTTTTTGGACGAGATCGGGGACCTCTCCCTCGAGGCCCAGGCGAAGCTCTTGAGGGCGCTTCAGGAAAAGAAGATTCAGCGGGTGGGCGGCAATGAGGAGATTCCGGTTGACGTGAGGGTCATCTGCGCCACCAACCGGGACCTGGAGGGGCTTGTGGAAACCGGGGAGTTTCGACAGGACCTCCTCTTTCGAATCAACGTGTTCCCCATAACGCCGCCTCCCTTGAGGGATCGTCGGGATGATGTGCCGCTTCTTGCCCGGCATTTTCTCTCGCGCCTCGGTTGCAGGCCGAACGTCCAGATGACCGGCGGGGCCATGAGGGTATTGATGGAATACCCGTGGCCCGGAAATGTGAGAGAGCTGGCCAACGTGGTGGAGCGGGCCGTCATCCTGGCGGGGGACAACCCGATTACCGCTCAGACCCTCTCGTTTCTCAGCAAGGCGCAGACAACCGGCAATGGGGAGATTGAATTGCCCCTCCCCGCAGAGGGCGTATCGCTCGACAGGATCGTTTCGGATCTTGCAAAAAAGGCCCTCAAGGCGTCAGGCAACAACCAGACGGCCGCGGCGGGTCTGTTGGGGATCACCCGGGCCAAGTTCAGGGTCCTTTTGCGAAGGGTGGATCGTGAAGCATAAAGTCGCCCCACTCCTTGTTCTGACGCTCATTGCCCTTTTTGGGTGGGGCGTGCCGCTCACGGCTGCATCGGGTGAGGCGGTTTCAGCGGAGAATGATACGGTTCTCATGTTTGTGGGCGAGGATATCGAAGTGCTTTCCATCGCTTCGAGGCGGGAGGAAGGCGCATGGCAGGCGCCGGCCGTGGCCCAGGTGATCACTCGAAAGGATCTTTGGCAACAGGGGGTAAAAACGCTGAGTCAGGCGTTGGAGATGGCGCCGGGCTTCTACATGGCCCGGGAGGAGTGGGGCTCGCAGTCTTATCTTAGAGGAATTCCCAATTCTACTCTGCTGCTCTATGATAATCTGGTCCCCATGGGGTCGGATGTCACCAAGACCCTGCAACCCCTTGATTATGAGCTTTCACTGGCCCCTGTAAAGCGGATGGAAATCGTCCGGGGTCCCGGGTCGGTCCTCTGGGGGCCGGACGCGTTTGCAGGTATCGTGAACGTCGTTCCGATGACCGGAAAGGATCTGGATGGGGTAGAAGCCGGCGCCCTTTACGGAGGGCCGGGAGATCATGGGGCCCTCTATATGAACATGGGACGGGACGGCGGGGAGTGGGATGGATTTCTCTCTTTGAGCGGCCGGTCCATAGAGGAAGACGATACCCTGTGCAATATCGTGAGATTCTGGGGAGACGGCAAGGCCGCCTATCCCTATGCGGACCGGTTTGGAGAGGAACAGCCCGGGCGGTCCCGTTATTTGGAGGCATCAGGAAATTTTTCCTTTAAGGACTGGTTTACCCTGTCGGGTCTTGTGTCCGATTACAAAAGGCCGTACGCCATCAGCGGCCCTGAGGAGAGCAGCGGATCGGAGGACCTCACCTGGCCCGAGAGCAGGAGCGGGCCGTTCGGGTTTATCAAATTGGAGGCAAAAAGGAGTCTGGGCCCTACTTCGGGCCTGCGCTTTGCCGGTTACTACAACTGGATGAATGTCGAATATGAGATTATAGACCGTACCCTGGAACAGGAGGAGAAGCGCTTTTACGGAGAGCTGATTTATGACCGTTCCTTTTTTGCCGGAAAGGGCGTGCTCACCGGAGGGGTCGCCTACAGGAATACGGATGTAAAAAACGCTCCGGTCTGGGAGAGCTACTTCCCCGATTATGTTGCACAGGAGGAAACCACCTTTTTGCCGCTCTACGCCCTCGAGGATTATGATGACAGCCTCTGGTCCGCATTCGGGCAGTACACACACAAGATGGGAGATTTTGATTTTTCTCTGGGTTTAAGAAACGATGATCATCTCCAGTATCAGGATGCACTCAGCTATAATGCCGGGGTTGTCTGGACGCCCCGGTCGGAATGGATGTTCAAGGCGTTATACGGGACCGCCTATCGGACCCCCTTTGCGAGGCAGCTCTTGAAGGATGAAACACCGGAACTCGAGGAGATAGAGACGTTAAACTTACAGATCGGGTGGAAACCTTTTGAAAAGGGAGAACTGAATGTGAGCGGTTTTGCCAGCAAGATAGAGAACCACCTGATGGAAGACCCTTATGCAGGCCTTTCAAAGCCGAACCATCAGAAGATCTATGGGATTGAGCTGAGCGGCCGTTTTTCTCCCCTCAGAGATCTGGAGCTTTCCGCGAATCTGACCCTTCTAAACAACAGTGGTCCTGATGAAACCTATCGTTACGTCAAGTACTGGGATCCTGATCCCCATTATGAGGATCTGAATTTTCCTTACGACACCGGCCCAAAGCGGCTGTTCAACCTGACGGGAACCTGGAGACCGCACGAAAGGGTGACCCTTTTTGCGCGGCTCGGCTATCATTCATCAACGCAACTGATGTATCCGAGGGCCGATACCTTTAAAGATATTCCCGGGGCCTGGACCTTGGACATGGCGACAACGGTCCGCGATATCATTTTCCCCGGACTGGATGTCCAGATTTCCATCAGAAACCTGACAAACAACCATTACGAGACCGCGGGCACATACAGCACCATATCCGGCAAACCTTTTACCGCGGAGGTGATGCTGAGAAAGCGGTGGTAGGGGGATGGCTAAATTTAGCCGCACGTGGCTCGATATGACCAATCGCTGTGGCCGATTAAAGGCCTCGTCCTAAGTTGGAACAGTGGAATGATGGAAGAATGGAATGTTGGGTCTGAATAGGGAACGTATCCATTTTCTAAAAATGCCTTCCACCTATTACCCGATATTCCACCCTTCCAATATTCCATCATTCCATTATTCCAAACCTGTCAAGAATGGCATGACATTTGCATTTTTATACGTCGATGGCTAGGATAATCAAAATATTGCTTTTTTGCCTGCCCCTTTATTTAGGTGCCTATCAAAAGGGGTATTCAGAGGAGTTTGCACCTTCCGAGGGTGAGGTCTTTCTTCTTGAGCTGATCAACGAGGCGAGAAAGGATCCGCTCGGTATGGCAGAGGCGTTAGGCATGGCCCGCGAGACGGTCCTCCACGACCTGCCCCAGCTGACCGATGTGTTGATAAACGGCCTTGCCCCCTTAAAGTTTGACGAAAAGCTCTATGCCGCTGCCCTGGACCATACCGCGGAGATGATTGCCAACGTCTATTACTCGCACGACTCACTTGACGGCCGAACTTATGCCGATCGAATCAGAGCGCGCGGCTATGTGGCGGCCGGGTGCGGAGAGGCCTTGGGCAAGGTTGCTTTTCAAAACTTGATGGCCCCTGCAGAGGCCGCCGGGATCATTTTTGAATCCCTCTTCCGCGCTGAATTGGGTCCTGAGACGACAGCGGTGCGTAACATCCTCAATCCCGAGAGGACCGAAGCAGGCATTGTTTTGGGGAGCGGCCGGTTCACCATCGGGGACTCAACCGTGAATGCCTATGTGGCAACCCTCGACTTTGCAAAGCCCGTTGTCGACACCGAGGCTGTTGAACGCGCCTTGGTCGCGATGCTCAACACGGCCAGGAATGATCCGGGTCTGGCCCTTCAAAATGCCGGGATTGATGCGGCCGGCGCTGCAGAGGCCTATGGGAATCTGGAATGGGCCTTAATGAAGCCCCTTGCCCCACTAGCCTGGAATGAAAAACTCCATGGGACAGCCGCTGCCCATTATCGTGATATGGTCGATCAGTCCTATTTTGACACGGTCTCGCCGGATGGTTTGACCCCTTTCGACAGGGTTGCGCTCACGGGCTACGACCCGGCCTATGTGGGTGAAAGTCTGGGCATGATATCGACGGTAGTGGTTGGCGAGCAGGGGGACGGGGCCTTTGATATCGCCCGCCGCCTCTATGAGCGGATACTTCAATACGATGTGAACCCGGCATCCGACGTCGAGAGAAATATCTTTAACCCGTTTGTGACCGAGGTGGGCATCAGCGTTGAGACGGTTCCCCGGTTCCCTGTCGATGACCGATCCGTCACCTATGCGGTGGTTGCGGATTTTGCAGAGCCCTTTTGGGAGGATAGATTTCAGAGATTTTTTGTGGTGGGGACCGTCTATGAGGACCGTAACCATAACGGCCTTTTGGATGAAGACGAAGGGATCCCCGGCCTGAACATAATGCTCAGCCCCTGGGATGCTGCCGCCGGCTCGGAGATGGTGACGGAGAGAAGCGGTCCCGGCGGTGTGTATCAGATCAACATGTCCTCCAGCCTCTCCGCAGGTTTCATGAAGCTCTACGTGGAGAGGGAGGGAGACCTTCTCGGGCCTTTTTCCTTTGTGGTTGAGAGGCCAGGGGTAAACGTTCTGGTAAACATCGGGATAGCGCCGAAATGGAACGTCGATTCGGCGGGTTCGCCTCAATATGATGAAAAAAAGCTTGACAGATCAATGCGGATATGCTATTAAGCCCAAACAAAATAAAATAAATATGGTATGACTTAGCAGGAAGCCGAAAAGGGACCGGTGACCATGCAGGAGGTATGAGAAATTTCTTGACAAAGGGAATTCTTTAATTAGATAATCCGGGTTAAAAAACAAAGGACGAAGATCAAAGTAAGGTGCGTACCAACATTTTCTACATTAAAGGGAGGTGATAGCGCAAAGGCAGAAAGGAAAGGTCGTCTTTCAAGTGGAGAACCAATGTTCACGTTTAAGAATCTAATTTTAGTCTAGGAGGAAAAGAGCATGAAAAAGTTTTTTATAGCAGTCTCAGTTCTGATGGCGCTGACGTTTTTTGCAGGTCCATCTAACGCCCTGATCGGCGTCGAAGACCCTGTCCAGGGGAATGCCTTCCGGGTCCCCTTTATCGTGGGCATGGTGGGCGGCGTGGATACGGCCGTTATCTACCAGGAAACATCGACCAATGCAGCCCTGTTCGGTACAGGCCTGGCGGCCACACCACAACGGGGCATCCTGTCCTGGATTATCTGGAGCCCTCAATCGGTGCATGTGGGAGACGGGACAAGGGTCTTCACCAGGGGTGATGTGGATGCCATGAGCCTGCGGGATATGATCACCAATTTCGTGGGTGCCGGCGGCCAGGCCGCCCTCGAGATCGACCTCGACGGCGACGGCGTCAATGACCACTATGCCGGATATATGACCGCCACCGAGGTCAGCACGCTGGTGGGCAACCCGGGGATCAACAACCTTCTGGCCTATGTTCAGTTCATCGACCTGGCCAACGGGCAGGCAGCAGGGACCCTGGCCACCATGTACGAACTGGCCAATGTAGTAGGCGGTTTTACGGGCGGCGGATATCTTATAGATCAGGTCTCTGTCTCTTCTGCCGGCGGTTTTCCCAACGCGGTCAATTTTGATGATTCGGCCATCAATGGCGTGACCGGCGGTACCTGGGAGGTCATGTCGCCGAACGCCTATGTGGTCAGTTACTGGAGAGAGCGTGCGATGGCCATATTGCCGCCGACATTCATTCGCTTCACCCCCCGATGGTACCTGCACGACGCCACGGGTGAAAGCTATGTCATGATCTACAAGAGCGTAAACCATGCCCCGGCCGTTGTGAACGTCAGGTTCTGGGATAACAATGAATTCAGCCTCTCAGGGGCCATCGACCTGCCCAACGAGATGAATATCATCAATATGCGGCTTGAGCTGCCGGCAGCGTTCTTTGCCGCCTACCCGGCAGCGGGCTGGATCGACATCCGTAACCCCGACATCCTCGGTGCACAGCTGAGATGGCCTGCTACCGCGGCAAATCCGCTGGTCAGAGGCTTGCCAAACTGGGCTCCGATCGAGTGGACCTGCTGGGTCTGGAATGTGGCCAGCTCACCCGCTGCAGGACTCAACTGGTCGGCATTGTGGGTTGACAAGGAAGTGGGGACAATGTAACGTAGGTTTATGAGGATAGCGCCCTGATTGATGTGCGGGGTCAGGGTCGCTTTCAAGGGAAAACAAAAAAGCGGGTCTAATCAGTATACAGACCCGCTTTTTTTGAAATTGGGTTTTTCAATGCTCCCGTCTCCCTGCAGAATGGAGGATCCGCAGCCGAACAAGGATGCCCCGGATTGCAGCGGACGCCCTTGCGGTTTTTCCGGCATTCAGGCGCCATCAAACCTTCAAATGGATATACGGGTTGAACAGATGACAATACGGGTAAACGTCTTGAAACTGGTTTTGATAATTGCCGTCTTTCTGATGGCCGGATGCGACAGGGGGAGCAGCGACCGGGTTCCTGAACCGGAGCAGCAAACGCCGCTGCGCTTTGTGGACGCGTCCAGGGGACTCCCTTCTACCGGGCTGTGGCGGGAAGGGATCTGGTTCTTTGATATGAACGGCGACGGCCACATGGACATTGTGGCGCCGCCCCCCAGAAAGGCGTCGGAAAAATATAGCGGACCGATTGCATGGTACGGAAACGGGAAGGGTGAATGGGCTGAAACGCGGCTGGAGGTCCCTTCTGATGTCGGGTTCGATTATGGGGCCATTGTTGTCTCGGATTTTGATGGGGATGGGATCCCCGATATTGCCCTCGCCATGCACATGATGGGGCTGAGGGTCCTCAAAGGGGTGGGGCAGGGAAAATATGTCGATTTTTCCGGGGGAGTGCCTCCGGCCGGCCAATTTTTATCGAGGGCCCTGGTTTCTGCTGATTTCAACAACGACGGCGCTCCTGACATCGCCGCCCTTTCCGAGGCCCAGTTTTCCATGGATAGTCCCAGGCCGAAGGGTATCTGGTCCTGCTACCGGTCGGACGAGGCGTGGCAATGCGGCCCCATCGAGGGCGAGGATGAGGGAGGCCTGGTGTTCCTCTTTGGCGATCAGATATTTACAGGGGATGTGAACGGCGACGGGAATCAGGACATCGCTGCTGCGTCTCTTGCCGTGCAAAACAATCGGATCGTCTGGCTGGGCGACGGCAAGGGAGGATTCAGCCCCTTCACCGAAGGCCTGCCCCAGCACGTATACTACCTTGCGCTGGCCCTCGGGGATATGGATCACGATGGAAAGGATGACCTTGTCGCCTCCATTTCCGGGATCGGCCAGGAGGGCTTTTTGGGTCTCAAGGCCTTTTTGAGCAGGCCTGATGGCTTTGTGGAGGTATCCGAGGGGCTGCCTGATGGGCTCTTTACCGCCCTTGGCACAGGTGATCTGGACGGAGACGGGGCCCTTGAGGTGGTTGCGGGAACCGCAGACGGGGGCCTGAGAGTGTTTTCGTGGAAAGACGGGACGTGGCATGAGATGGAGGCCAGCGGTCTTCCGAAAAATGGGCTGCAGAAGATCTACCGTATCTATTGCATGGACCTGAATAAGGACGGGCTGAAAGATATCGCCATCAATTATGCGGGCAAAGAGACCTCCGGCGGGATTTCGGTTTTTTATAACAGTGGCACCGGCAAAAAACAGGAGGGTAAGGAATAATGGCTTCCTGTGCAGATAAATTATGGAGAGGGGCAAGGGGGAGGATAGGAAGCGTTTTATTTGTTTTCGGCATGATGGCATGCCTCACGGCCGCGGTCGGGTGTGACAATCAGAAAGAGATGAGCGATCCCAGGGGGACCCTTGAGCAGCTGGCTGCCGAATACTGGAACAAGAGGCTGATCGACCAGGACTATGAGGCCACCTATGAGATGGAGCTGGAAAATGGGTCCCTCCCATTTGAGGAATATAGGGAACGTATATATAATGCAGGGAACATCCAGTATGTTTCCCTCAAGGTAAAAGAGGTTGCGGTCGACAAGGACAGGGGGCTGGTGGATCTCACGGTACAATGGAAACTATCCCCGTATCAAAAGACCTTCGAGGCCCCATTGCGGGATGCATGGATCATCCAGAAGAACCAATGGAAGCATGTGCTTCCAGAGAAACGAACCGGGTTGCCCGCGTCGTTGCCCGAGCTTCAGAAAGTGCCTTGAGCCTTAATGTAAATTTTGTTTTATCAATTTTGATGCATTCGTAAAAAGTCGTCACCCCGTTGAAAAACGGGGTCCAGAGGTTTTGTAACTGATTGAATATGCTGGATTCCGGCTTTCGCCGGAATGACGAAAAATGACATTTCCTGACTTTTTACGGGACCATCAATTTTCAATTCTTGAATATTCAATTGTGCCTGAACGAGGTTTTCGTTCAGGCACTGCTAAGCAATCCGTTTGACGGCCCTGATGATAAACTCATTGGTCCTGAGGGATCTCTCATCTCCATAGCCGCCGGTACACATCTCTCGGATAAAGCGCTCGCCTTCAGGGGTGGGCGGGATCTGCTCTCTTTGGAAGACCTCGATGGTAAACCCCGCGTGTTGCAGGGCATCGCGAATGGACGTTTCGGTGAACCATCTCAGGTGGCCGATACATATCAGGCCTAAGGGAACATACTGAAAATCCCCCCTGAGGAGCGCCTTGACCATGGACCAGTGCCCTGCGTTGGGAATGCTGAGGATGAGGTATCCGTTGTCTTTCAGGAGATTGCTGAGGGTTTTCAGGAGCCCCCAGGGGTCTTGGAGGTGTTCCAGGAGATCCCCGCAGTTGATCAGGTCAAAAGGACCGCGTATGCCTGCCTCTTCTATCGGGGAGTTAATGATCTCATCAT includes these proteins:
- a CDS encoding HAMP domain-containing histidine kinase, yielding MKKIGIHLRLLLSVFALITATTFALGYAGISISRQFIQERFEKRISFLAKYLALNAELGVLIDNKGMLKKLAANLMTEDDVARVIISDKDKRELIALSKDVPGPQFTVEEPVLLSGSESYEEMFDSSSLPGRGTNVIGMVQITYSTVYIEQILTVMGKRFIWFSAGLTCLAGLIFYFISRSMVRPVTQLAQVAREVARGDLALRAQTGGLPETRDLSVAFNSMLDSLKSSRDELESAYQEIIHQNALAEVGKFSLMIAHEVKNPLSIIKSSLDVLKSDADLSKNDTVIYYMEDEIRRLNTMIEDFLAFARPGRPCFRQVDVSGLLRETVERFEIQKTGAGVAIHSRIEPGLGHDRMDPDMFARAVANILKNAFEANGDKGEIWVSAVREDNAVRVEIEDQGSGIDKADIHRIFDPFYTTRSKGTGLGLAYAYQVVSVHKGSVTAQNRDGGGASFRIEIPLPAS
- a CDS encoding sigma-54 dependent transcriptional regulator; translated protein: MAHILVVDDEERMRHLLSIMLARKGHRVDQAGDGLEALEMVQSTPFDMIITDIKMPRMNGTELLEKIMKMDLPCPVVFITAFATVESAVEAMRKGAADYITKPFDEDRIFLTVERTFNISRIMAENKDLRQELQRAAGSEEIVYTSTSMRRVMDLALKVSRSDSAVLIHGESGTGKELLASYIHYASPRSKNRFVPVNCAAISSNLIESELFGHEKGSFTGAHRRVMGKFEYASGGTLFLDEIGDLSLEAQAKLLRALQEKKIQRVGGNEEIPVDVRVICATNRDLEGLVETGEFRQDLLFRINVFPITPPPLRDRRDDVPLLARHFLSRLGCRPNVQMTGGAMRVLMEYPWPGNVRELANVVERAVILAGDNPITAQTLSFLSKAQTTGNGEIELPLPAEGVSLDRIVSDLAKKALKASGNNQTAAAGLLGITRAKFRVLLRRVDREA
- a CDS encoding TonB-dependent receptor yields the protein MKHKVAPLLVLTLIALFGWGVPLTAASGEAVSAENDTVLMFVGEDIEVLSIASRREEGAWQAPAVAQVITRKDLWQQGVKTLSQALEMAPGFYMAREEWGSQSYLRGIPNSTLLLYDNLVPMGSDVTKTLQPLDYELSLAPVKRMEIVRGPGSVLWGPDAFAGIVNVVPMTGKDLDGVEAGALYGGPGDHGALYMNMGRDGGEWDGFLSLSGRSIEEDDTLCNIVRFWGDGKAAYPYADRFGEEQPGRSRYLEASGNFSFKDWFTLSGLVSDYKRPYAISGPEESSGSEDLTWPESRSGPFGFIKLEAKRSLGPTSGLRFAGYYNWMNVEYEIIDRTLEQEEKRFYGELIYDRSFFAGKGVLTGGVAYRNTDVKNAPVWESYFPDYVAQEETTFLPLYALEDYDDSLWSAFGQYTHKMGDFDFSLGLRNDDHLQYQDALSYNAGVVWTPRSEWMFKALYGTAYRTPFARQLLKDETPELEEIETLNLQIGWKPFEKGELNVSGFASKIENHLMEDPYAGLSKPNHQKIYGIELSGRFSPLRDLELSANLTLLNNSGPDETYRYVKYWDPDPHYEDLNFPYDTGPKRLFNLTGTWRPHERVTLFARLGYHSSTQLMYPRADTFKDIPGAWTLDMATTVRDIIFPGLDVQISIRNLTNNHYETAGTYSTISGKPFTAEVMLRKRW
- a CDS encoding VCBS repeat-containing protein, whose amino-acid sequence is MDIRVEQMTIRVNVLKLVLIIAVFLMAGCDRGSSDRVPEPEQQTPLRFVDASRGLPSTGLWREGIWFFDMNGDGHMDIVAPPPRKASEKYSGPIAWYGNGKGEWAETRLEVPSDVGFDYGAIVVSDFDGDGIPDIALAMHMMGLRVLKGVGQGKYVDFSGGVPPAGQFLSRALVSADFNNDGAPDIAALSEAQFSMDSPRPKGIWSCYRSDEAWQCGPIEGEDEGGLVFLFGDQIFTGDVNGDGNQDIAAASLAVQNNRIVWLGDGKGGFSPFTEGLPQHVYYLALALGDMDHDGKDDLVASISGIGQEGFLGLKAFLSRPDGFVEVSEGLPDGLFTALGTGDLDGDGALEVVAGTADGGLRVFSWKDGTWHEMEASGLPKNGLQKIYRIYCMDLNKDGLKDIAINYAGKETSGGISVFYNSGTGKKQEGKE